ACTTTTACAAATGCCCCCCACAAAACAGTTCCATAAATGAGCATAACTGCGCCCGTAATCAATCCACAGAATATGAATAAAGGTAGGACAATGTGTTTTTCATTTATTTTCATTCTATCTTGAGATGGTTTTCCTGTAACGGTGACATATGATTTTTTGCTTATCCAATATTTTTGTATGAAGTAAGCAGTAAGTGATGGCAATAATAAAGCAACTGCGTAAAATGAACCAGCTCTTAGATCATACATGCCTGTAATTTGTAAGTAAGCTTGCACGGCTAATGTTTGATATTCCCCAGCTATGACCATAGGATTACCGAAGTCTTCAATTGCTTTAATAAAAACTAAAAGTAATGAACTCAGAATACCTGGTACAGCTAATGGTAAAGTAATGGTACTAAAGACCTTCCACCTGGAAGCCCCAAGGTTTAATGCTGCATCTTCAACGGAGCTGTCGATAGATTCCAAAACTCCTTTTAAGTTTAAGTAAGCAATAGGGAAAAAACCTAATGTTTGTATAAATACTAAACTTCTTAAACCGTATACATTGCTATCGTCAAAACCAAATAGACCATTAGAGATAATTCCATTTCGTCCAAATAATAAAATGACGGATAAGGCAATGACAAACGGTGGAGAGATGATTGGCAACAGAGCAACAAGGTTGAAGAATTTTTTACCTTTCATTTCAGTCCGTGTTACCGCATATGCAAAAATAAATCCAATGATCGTTCCAAAGATGGCTGACATGATACCTAGCTGGATACTATTCCATAACGTTTTTAGAAAAAAACTGCTTGAAAAGGTTTCTACTATTAAAGAAAAGTCTAAAACCCCTTCATCATTTATCACAGTAATTTTGAACACTTGATAGATTGGATAAACTGAAAATACAAATAAAGATAAAAATATAATGATAATTAAAGCAAGCAAGTAAGGTTCTTTTACAAGCATTTTCATTCGTTTGAGTTGTCCATTGACTTTTGATTCTATTTTATTTGTTGATGGTGTTGTATTTGCCAAGCTTCTCTACTCCTTTGTAGGGTAAAACATGATCCCGTATTTACATTCCGAAAGGTTCCTTTCTATGAGACTTTAAGTAAGTCGGGTAAAATGAAAGAGGCAGCATGAAGCCGCCTCGTCTCCATAAATAATAATAAATTATTCCACTACAGCGTCTTTACCAACAACATAAGACTCAAATTTATCAAGTAACTCATCTCTGTTTTCTCCAGCCCATACAGCATCATAATTAATAACACTTAAATCAGAAAGTTTCACTGCACCTTCAGGCACTTTTGCCTCTGGATTTACAGGTAATCGGAAAGATCCTGATTCTGCGTATAAATCCTGTGCTTGTTTACTAATTGCCCAATCAATGAATTTTTGGGCATTTTCAGTTTGGTCACTCGGAGCACCTTTAATTAATGCAACAGCGCCAACTTCATAACCAGTACCGTCACTTGGGAAAGATAACGTGATAGGGTAACCTTCATGTTTAGGTTTTAAAATGTCATGAGCAAAGGAAAGGCCTACACCTGTTTCACCAAATCCAGCTTGTTTTGCTGGAGCAGATCCAGATTTGGTATATTGCCTAATGTTTTCATCAAGCTGTAAGAAGTAATCCAAAGCCTCTTGTTCACCTTTCAATTGTACAAGTGTGGCATAAACAGAGTATGCCGTTCCAGAGGACGCAGGATGAGCCATTGTAACATTCCCTTGGTATTCTGGTTTTAATAAATCTGCCCAGCTTTGAGGAGGTTCAATTCCTTCTTTTTCTAACCATTCGGTATTACTTGCAAAACCTAACGCTCCAACATATATCGGTGTCCATACTTTTTTAGCATCTCTGAATTGTTCTGAGATTTCAGACACTCCCTCAGGTTGGTAAGCTTCTAACAAATCATCATTTGCTGCTGCAACAAATGTATCTGATGGACCTCCAAACCAAACACTTGCTTGTGGATTTGATTTTTCAGCTTTAATTCGAGCTAATGTCTCCCCTGCAGATAAACGTACAAACTTAACTTCAATACCCGTTTCTTCTTCAAACTGTTCAATATACATAACAACTTCTTGTTCTGGAAATGCTGTATAAATTGCTACAGTATTAGAATCTGAACTACAACCTGCTGCTACTATGCTTATTAACAACAATACAGATAAAATAACGAATAAAGATTTTTTCATGAAATAGACCCCTCCAAATTAGTGTTTAAAATCATAGACTTCTAAAAAACATTGAACTATATGGCTGGTTTGTCACCTCCTCAGCGTAATATCTTTTGATTATTAAACTCTCTAAACCAAAGTGAGATGTGAGAGAGTTATGAAAGTAGGGTATGCGCTTAACCTAATAATGTAACAAATTACCGAAAAGTGATTTTCTTACAAGTATTTCTATTAACCAGAACAGAATTTAATAAAATAGACTCTGGTATTTCATCTGTATCAGAATGATTCATCATTTTCAATAATGTTTCTGCAGCATGTCGTCCCATTTGATTACGTGGTTGAGACATGGTTGACAATTGAATCCAATACAAACTTGATATTTCTAAATCATCAAATCCCATAATTGATATAGCTTCTGGAACATTCATGTTGTGTTGAGCTAGTGACTCTAGAGCACCTATTGCCAATAAATCGTTGTAAGCAAATAACGCGGTCATTTCTGGTATTTGTGAGAATAATTGATCCATTGCAATTCGACCAGACTGTATCGTTCTTCCACCTGTAAGTTGTATGTAATCAGAGATGTACGAGATATTGTGTTTTTCTAATGTATCTTTGTAACCTTGAAATCGATCAATCGCAATTTGTGTTTCTAAAGGGATTCCAATATAACCTATCTGTTTGTGACCTAGTGAAATTAAATGTTCAACGGCTTGACATGCACCATTGTAATGATTTACGTCAACAAAAGGTACCTTTAATCCTTTGGCAGGTCTTCTTCTTAAAAAAACAACAGGGATGTTTATATTAGATAACATGTCAACAAGTTCTTCGTCGACATGATCAGGAGTAATGATCAACCCGTCCATTTTTCGTTCCAATGCACTTTCAATGAAACGTTTTTCTTTGTCGCTATCTCGCAAGGTATTTCCAATAATGACTTGATATCCTTGTTCTGATAATAACTCTTGAGCACCAACAGAAATCGTTGAGAAGAAAGGATCTGTAATATCTGGAATCATTAATCCTACTGTGTAGGTACGTTGATGAATCAAACTTCTTGCTATACTATTCGGACGATAATTTAGTTTTTTAACGGTTTCTAAAACTTTCATTTTTGTTTCTTTTTTTATATCAGAATGATCATTCAAAGCGCGTGAGACAGTAGAAACAGAGATACCTAGTTGCTTTGCAATGTCTTTGATAGTAACCAATGTTTAATTCACCTCCGAGAAGAGAAATTTATTCTGTAGGTTTCGTTCCGGTAACGTTTCCGAAAATACAAATCATATGACAACGCTTTCAATTCAGTCTGGAAGCTCTAATAAAATATATTCTCATGATTAACTTGATATTTATGGAAGCGTTCTCGGTAACGTTTCCGATATCTATTATAGGTAATATTAACGTATTAAAAAAATTCAGTCAATACTTTTTGTAACATTTTGATCACATTTATATTTAAAAATGAAGCTTATCATTTATGATTTTTTTTTCATGATCTTATCGATTTTTAGTAAATACATCCAAGCAATCCATATCCAAATTACATATTATATCTTAATACTTAAATATTAGTAGAGGAGATGGTAATATGAATAACAAAAAAAATAATGAGGAAAAATTTACTATAATGACTTGGAATATATATTTTGGAGCTAATTTAGAACCTCTTATCGGTACAACACCAGAAGAAGTTCCACAAGTAACAACAGAAATTTTTAATCAATTTGAGCAAACTAATTTTCGAGAAAGGGCCAAGTCCATCTCACAACAAATTAAAAATATAAAACCTCATTTAATAGGGCTTCAAGAAGTAGCACTATGGACAGTTAGAAGTCTGACAACGAAGAGTGAAACAAATTTTTTAACTATTCTTTTAGAAGAATTAAAAAGGATAGGTTTGGAATACGGTGTAGTGGCATTGAATCATAACTTTAGTAGTGAATTACCCAGCAGTACGGGGGATTTGATTGGCATTTTAGATAGAGATGTTATTCTTGCAAAAAGGAATGCAGGTTTTTGTTTTTGTAATATACAAGAGGAGAACTTTTCTAAAAATTTAGTGGTTCCTGTAGGAGGTGTTTTGTTTACTGTTCTTCGGGGTTGGTCTTCTGTAGATATTTGTTTTCAAGGACAAAAATTCAGGTTATTGAATACACACTTAGAGGGGAATTCAGTAGATGTACAAATGGAGCAAGCAAAGGAGTTATTAAATGGTCCCGCTAATACTACACTTCCGATATTATTCATTGGTGATTTTAATTCAAATGCAGAGGGAGTTATAAAACCAACTTACGATTTACTGATTAACTTTGGGTTTACAGATGTTTGGAATATTTCAGGCATAGGATTTGGATTTACAGCGTTCCAGGCTAGAGATTTATTAAATCCTATTCCTACTTTGACTGAGAGGATTGATTTAATATTATTCAAAGGTAATTTTAATGTAAAGCTTTCTAATACTGTGGGTGATAAACAAGAAGATCGGACACTATCAGGACTTTGGCCTTCTGATCATGCGGGAGTTTTAAGTGAAAGTATTCAAATCATCATACATGGTGAGGTTGTATAAATTGGTTTTTAGATGGTAGAGTTTAGAATAAAGAGAATCAATCACATTTGTGAAAAGTTCTTGTTTTAAATATAATTTAACTTAGACATAAATAGTATTTGTGTAATTGAAATGTTATGAGGTGGGGTGGTCTTTAAATGAAAGGATTTAAAAAAAGTCATTATATTCTTATAATGATTATAGTTGCTGTCACTAGTATTTTGCTAATATCTAGCATTTTTTTTACAAGGGAAGAAAAAGTCCCAAATGAGTTGCCATCAAATCGTAATGAAATAGAATTGAGTGGTTCCGTTAAATCTGATGAGTTAAAATTGGCTATACAACTGAAAAATGATATTTTAAAACAACTAAATGGCAAAGGCTATAATGCAAGTTTTAGAAATGATGAGTATGAAGTGAATATTGCTGATGAATATATAAATAAGTGGATTGAAAGGATAGCGATTAATAAAGTAATGTCAGGAAAAACAGAGAATATAAAACCAGAGGAAATTCTTGAAGATGCAATTTCGAATGCTTTACGGTATGAAGTAACTTTAATCATGGCTAATCTCAATAACGTTGATATGAGTGAAGGATTATATTCATATATTGAAGGTACTAAAGAAGAAATGATGAGCATTGATACTGCTAAGAAAATAACAGATGAACTTGTAGATGGATTAGGTTTAGAAGGTGTTGATGAATTGTTTTTTGAATATGATGTGGATCATTATACACGAAATTATATTTGGTTACATCTAAGACCAAAGTATGAAGAGGAGAATCCTCAAAAAAATAATGAGACTGGGGGAGATTATAATAATCGAATGATAGACTTATATCATGAGGATATCAATACAATGATAAAGTCATTTTCAAAGACAGAATAATATAATTAAGCTTTATGATAATGAACCATAATATGCTCATTTAACTTTCCCCACAAAAACCTCACTATTAATTAATTTAGTAGTGAGGTTTTACAATGTCTAAAATAATATTAAATTGCGAACCAAACTGGTTAATATTTTTTAAATCTCCCCTTGATATATGATCATAAAAAATATAAAATAAAATATGAGAAAGCGCTTAACTTATTGTTAGATTACTAGATTGGATGGTGAAAGGCATAGTGAAACAGACTTTAAAGATAGGTATTATCGGTGCTGGTAGAATAGGAAAGTTGCATGCAGAGAATTTAGTTTTATTAGAAAAGGTTGAATTGAAAGCGATTTCTGATATTTACGTTGATAACGTGATAGATTGGGCGAATAAATTAGGAATCAATAAAACGACAAAAGATTATAAGGAAATAATAGAAGATCCAGAAATTGATGCAGTATACATATGCTCACCTACCAATACACATGCACAAATGATTAAAGAGGCAGCTGAAGCGAAGAAACATATTTTCTGTGAAAAACCGATTAGCTTTTCAGCAGAAGAAACATTTGAAGCACTAAAAGTTGTTGAGCAACATGGTGTGAAACTGCAGGTTGGTTTCAATCGACGTTTTGATCATAACTTTAAAAAGGTGCACGATACTGTTATAAATGGTTTGATTGGAGATCCGCATATCGTAAAAATCACTTCACGTGATCCTGAACCACCTCCTGCTGAATATATTAAAGCTTCTGGCGGTTTGTTTATGGATATGGCCATTCACGATTTTGATATGGCACGTTATGTGACTGGTAGTGAAGTAGAAGAGGTTTATGTTCAAGGTGCTAGTTTAGTAGATCCAGTGTTTAAGCAATATGGAGATGTGGATACGGCTATCATTACTCTGAAATTTGAAAACGGTGCCATTGGTGTGATTGATAACAGCCGAAAGGCAGTATATGGATATGATCAAAGAGTAGAGGTGTTTGGTTCTAAAGGTTCTGTAGCGATTCAAAATGATCATCCAACAACCGTTGAAATTAGTACGGTTCAGGGTGTGTTTAAAGATAAACCTAAATATTTCTTTTTAGAAAGATATAAGGATGCATATGTTGTAGAGTCAAAAGAATTTATACAGTCCTTACTTCAAGATTCACCACTAGTATGCACTGGCAATGATGGATATCAGGCGGAATTAATTGCAAAGGCAGCAAAGGAATCTTTGCAGCAAGGAAAGCCAGTAAAAATTGAACATTAAAAATGAAATCATAAAACCATAATTTTTCATTAAGGAGGTCTTTATGGAAACTATTCGTTTAACAATGTCACAGGCACTACTGAAGTTTCTAGATCAGCAATACGTTGAATTAGATGGCAAAGAAATAAAATTTTTTAAAGGTGTTATGGGCATATTTGGACATGGAAATGTGACAGGGATTGGGGAAGCGTTAGAACAAGATAAAGGAAGTTTAACCTATATTCAAGGAAAAAATGAACAGGGTATGGCACATGCTGCAATGGCATATGCAAAACAAAAAAATAGACTGGAAACCTTTGCTTGTACATCCTCTATAGGTCCTGGTGCCTTAAATATGGTCACTGCAGCAGGTACTGCTACTGTAAACCGCATTCCTGTGCTTTTTCTTCCAGGTGATATATTTGCATGTAGACAACCTGATCCTGTTTTACAACAAATTGAAGACCCTACAGATTATAATGTCACAGCGAACGATGCATTTAAACCAGTGAGTAAATATTGGGATCGTATTTCTAGACCAGAACAATTAATGACAGCAGCATTGAATGCGATGCGAGTGTTAACTGATCCTGTGGATACTGGAGCAGTTACGTTATGTCTTCCTCAAGATGTTCAGAGTGAAGCTTATGACTATCCTCTAGCATTTTTTGAAAAACGAGTTTTTTATATGGATAGAAAGCCTTTAACTCAAAGTGGGTTGCAGAGAGCTGCCCAACTTATCAAATCTAAAAAGAAACCTTTGATCATTGCAGGTGGTGGAGTGCATTATTCCTTAGCAACCGATACGTTGCAAGAGTTTGCTGAAACATTTCAAATTCCTGTAACAGACACACAAGCAGGTAAAAGTGCAATGTCTTGGGACCATCCTCTTAACATGGGGTCTGTTGGTGTGACAGGGTCATTGGCGGCAAATCTATTAGCAAAAGAGACAGATTTAGTAATCGCCGTGGGTACTAGATTAGCGGATTTCCCTACATCATCAAAACAAGCTTTTCAAAATCCACAAGTAGACATCATTAGCATTAATGTAAGTCCATTTGACGCTCTAAAAATGAACGGATTAAGCATCGTGGCAGATGCGAAAGAGACGTTAACATCATTAACACAAGTGTTAAGTCAAGAAGGGTATCAAACTGAATATGATCAAAGTCATTTATCGAGCTTGAAAAAAGAATGGGATACAGAGGTAGACCGATTATATGCATTAGAAAGTGATCGAGGTTTAACACAAACAAGAGTATTGGGTGAAATAAATGAATTTATTGATGAAAAAGATGTGATTGTAGGTGCAGCTGGAAGTTTACCAGGAGATTTACATCGTGTATGGCGAACAACTCAGCCTAAAACCTATCATTTGGAATATGGTTTCTCTTGTATGGGATACGAAGTTTCAGGTGCACTTGGTGTGAAAATGGCAGAGCCAAGTCGAGAGGTATATGCCATGTGTGGAGACGGAAGTTTCCTAATGTTACATTCAGAGCTTCTGACAAGTATACAAGAAGGTCAAAAAATCAATGTCATATTATTGGATAATCATGGCTTCCAATGTATTCATAACTTGCAAAGAGGGCATGGAAGTGATGGATTCGGAAATGAATTTCGTTATCGTTCTAAAGAAACAAATCGATTAACAGCTGATTATGTTCCGATAGATTTTGCAGCTTATGCCGGTGCGTTAGGTGTAAAAACATATAAGGTTCATACTTTAGAAGAATTAAAAGATGCTCTTGTACAATCGAAACGAGATACCATATCAACTTTAATAGATATTAAAGTTCTTTCTGGCACAAATACTGATGGATACGAATCATGGTGGCGGGTAGGTGTAGCAGAAGTTTCTGAAAGTGAAAAAG
The window above is part of the Chengkuizengella sp. SCS-71B genome. Proteins encoded here:
- the iolD gene encoding 3D-(3,5/4)-trihydroxycyclohexane-1,2-dione acylhydrolase (decyclizing); its protein translation is METIRLTMSQALLKFLDQQYVELDGKEIKFFKGVMGIFGHGNVTGIGEALEQDKGSLTYIQGKNEQGMAHAAMAYAKQKNRLETFACTSSIGPGALNMVTAAGTATVNRIPVLFLPGDIFACRQPDPVLQQIEDPTDYNVTANDAFKPVSKYWDRISRPEQLMTAALNAMRVLTDPVDTGAVTLCLPQDVQSEAYDYPLAFFEKRVFYMDRKPLTQSGLQRAAQLIKSKKKPLIIAGGGVHYSLATDTLQEFAETFQIPVTDTQAGKSAMSWDHPLNMGSVGVTGSLAANLLAKETDLVIAVGTRLADFPTSSKQAFQNPQVDIISINVSPFDALKMNGLSIVADAKETLTSLTQVLSQEGYQTEYDQSHLSSLKKEWDTEVDRLYALESDRGLTQTRVLGEINEFIDEKDVIVGAAGSLPGDLHRVWRTTQPKTYHLEYGFSCMGYEVSGALGVKMAEPSREVYAMCGDGSFLMLHSELLTSIQEGQKINVILLDNHGFQCIHNLQRGHGSDGFGNEFRYRSKETNRLTADYVPIDFAAYAGALGVKTYKVHTLEELKDALVQSKRDTISTLIDIKVLSGTNTDGYESWWRVGVAEVSESEKVQQAHKQMEQNIKLTKQY
- a CDS encoding LacI family DNA-binding transcriptional regulator; amino-acid sequence: MVTIKDIAKQLGISVSTVSRALNDHSDIKKETKMKVLETVKKLNYRPNSIARSLIHQRTYTVGLMIPDITDPFFSTISVGAQELLSEQGYQVIIGNTLRDSDKEKRFIESALERKMDGLIITPDHVDEELVDMLSNINIPVVFLRRRPAKGLKVPFVDVNHYNGACQAVEHLISLGHKQIGYIGIPLETQIAIDRFQGYKDTLEKHNISYISDYIQLTGGRTIQSGRIAMDQLFSQIPEMTALFAYNDLLAIGALESLAQHNMNVPEAISIMGFDDLEISSLYWIQLSTMSQPRNQMGRHAAETLLKMMNHSDTDEIPESILLNSVLVNRNTCKKITFR
- a CDS encoding endonuclease/exonuclease/phosphatase family protein, which encodes MNNKKNNEEKFTIMTWNIYFGANLEPLIGTTPEEVPQVTTEIFNQFEQTNFRERAKSISQQIKNIKPHLIGLQEVALWTVRSLTTKSETNFLTILLEELKRIGLEYGVVALNHNFSSELPSSTGDLIGILDRDVILAKRNAGFCFCNIQEENFSKNLVVPVGGVLFTVLRGWSSVDICFQGQKFRLLNTHLEGNSVDVQMEQAKELLNGPANTTLPILFIGDFNSNAEGVIKPTYDLLINFGFTDVWNISGIGFGFTAFQARDLLNPIPTLTERIDLILFKGNFNVKLSNTVGDKQEDRTLSGLWPSDHAGVLSESIQIIIHGEVV
- the iolG gene encoding inositol 2-dehydrogenase, yielding MVKGIVKQTLKIGIIGAGRIGKLHAENLVLLEKVELKAISDIYVDNVIDWANKLGINKTTKDYKEIIEDPEIDAVYICSPTNTHAQMIKEAAEAKKHIFCEKPISFSAEETFEALKVVEQHGVKLQVGFNRRFDHNFKKVHDTVINGLIGDPHIVKITSRDPEPPPAEYIKASGGLFMDMAIHDFDMARYVTGSEVEEVYVQGASLVDPVFKQYGDVDTAIITLKFENGAIGVIDNSRKAVYGYDQRVEVFGSKGSVAIQNDHPTTVEISTVQGVFKDKPKYFFLERYKDAYVVESKEFIQSLLQDSPLVCTGNDGYQAELIAKAAKESLQQGKPVKIEH
- a CDS encoding iron ABC transporter permease, encoding MANTTPSTNKIESKVNGQLKRMKMLVKEPYLLALIIIIFLSLFVFSVYPIYQVFKITVINDEGVLDFSLIVETFSSSFFLKTLWNSIQLGIMSAIFGTIIGFIFAYAVTRTEMKGKKFFNLVALLPIISPPFVIALSVILLFGRNGIISNGLFGFDDSNVYGLRSLVFIQTLGFFPIAYLNLKGVLESIDSSVEDAALNLGASRWKVFSTITLPLAVPGILSSLLLVFIKAIEDFGNPMVIAGEYQTLAVQAYLQITGMYDLRAGSFYAVALLLPSLTAYFIQKYWISKKSYVTVTGKPSQDRMKINEKHIVLPLFIFCGLITGAVMLIYGTVLWGAFVKVWGVDNTLTFDNFRYTFTLGFDSVKNSLLLSALSTPITALLGMIIAFLIIRKQFIGKKIMEASSMLAFAVPGTVIGIGYILAFNQKPLLLTGTAMILIIAFTFRNITVGIEAGTNSLRQVDPSIEEASTNLGASSFTTFRKISLPLMKSALFSGLVYSFVRSMTSISAVIFLISVNWNLLTVTILSQVEDASLGAAAAYCIILIVIILIVIGLLEFFVNYLASSKRRNYR
- a CDS encoding ABC transporter substrate-binding protein yields the protein MKKSLFVILSVLLLISIVAAGCSSDSNTVAIYTAFPEQEVVMYIEQFEEETGIEVKFVRLSAGETLARIKAEKSNPQASVWFGGPSDTFVAAANDDLLEAYQPEGVSEISEQFRDAKKVWTPIYVGALGFASNTEWLEKEGIEPPQSWADLLKPEYQGNVTMAHPASSGTAYSVYATLVQLKGEQEALDYFLQLDENIRQYTKSGSAPAKQAGFGETGVGLSFAHDILKPKHEGYPITLSFPSDGTGYEVGAVALIKGAPSDQTENAQKFIDWAISKQAQDLYAESGSFRLPVNPEAKVPEGAVKLSDLSVINYDAVWAGENRDELLDKFESYVVGKDAVVE